A single region of the Solirubrobacterales bacterium genome encodes:
- the lysA gene encoding diaminopimelate decarboxylase: MALQPDISAVAGAAFEETGPLGPPYPIDARVNDAGHLEIGGCDVLEVAAEFGTPSYIYAASDLRSRAGAAVTAFREAEQQFGDGNAEEPGVLFASKSFPCTAAYQLMAAEGIYCDVASGGELHLACKGGFAPERILMHGNNKTDAELEQAIAAGVGYIVIDSFDEIDRLAKVMPADGGPSTLVRVAPGIKPSTHAYIQTGQVDSKFGIPLSQVEQAIQKAPNFVGLHCHLGSQFFEVEIFKAAVEVLAGFEVDCKVVNVGGGFGIPYLEHEHPPAIATYAQQITSAVRETFGFGAKIMVEPGRWLVGNAGVTAYTVGTVKEIPGVRRYVAVDGGMSDNIRPMLYDAEYTGLIADRASVKPDRDVRVVGMHCESGDVILPEVMLGEPTVGDTLVVPATGAYGHAMASNYNGVLRPPVVFCEGGNARVVVRRETHDDLSARDVE, translated from the coding sequence ATGGCGCTTCAACCTGACATTTCAGCGGTAGCCGGGGCGGCGTTCGAGGAGACCGGTCCGCTGGGTCCGCCGTACCCGATAGACGCCCGCGTCAACGACGCAGGCCACCTGGAGATCGGTGGTTGCGACGTGCTCGAAGTCGCAGCCGAGTTCGGCACGCCGTCGTACATCTACGCAGCATCAGACTTGCGCTCGCGCGCCGGCGCCGCAGTCACCGCCTTCCGCGAAGCCGAGCAGCAGTTTGGCGATGGCAACGCCGAGGAACCCGGCGTGCTCTTTGCCAGCAAGTCCTTCCCGTGCACGGCCGCGTACCAGTTGATGGCAGCCGAAGGCATCTACTGCGACGTTGCCTCAGGTGGCGAGCTGCACCTCGCGTGCAAGGGCGGATTTGCCCCCGAGCGCATCCTCATGCACGGAAATAACAAGACCGACGCCGAGCTGGAGCAGGCAATCGCCGCGGGCGTCGGGTACATCGTCATCGACTCGTTCGACGAGATCGACCGCCTGGCCAAGGTCATGCCCGCCGACGGCGGCCCCAGCACCCTGGTGCGCGTCGCGCCCGGCATCAAGCCTTCAACCCACGCCTACATCCAGACCGGTCAGGTAGACAGCAAGTTCGGTATCCCGCTGAGCCAGGTCGAGCAGGCGATCCAGAAGGCGCCGAACTTCGTCGGACTGCACTGCCACCTGGGCAGCCAGTTCTTCGAGGTTGAGATCTTCAAGGCCGCTGTCGAGGTCCTGGCCGGCTTCGAGGTTGACTGTAAGGTCGTGAACGTGGGCGGTGGATTCGGCATTCCCTATCTAGAGCACGAGCATCCGCCCGCGATCGCGACCTACGCGCAGCAGATCACCTCGGCAGTCCGCGAGACCTTCGGTTTCGGCGCGAAGATCATGGTCGAGCCCGGTCGCTGGCTTGTCGGCAACGCCGGCGTCACTGCTTACACAGTTGGCACCGTCAAGGAGATCCCTGGCGTACGTCGATACGTCGCAGTTGATGGCGGCATGAGCGACAACATTCGCCCGATGCTCTACGACGCCGAGTACACGGGACTGATCGCCGATCGCGCCTCGGTAAAGCCAGACCGCGACGTTCGCGTGGTCGGAATGCACTGCGAAAGCGGCGACGTGATCCTCCCCGAGGTGATGCTCGGCGAACCTACTGTGGGCGACACGCTCGTCGTCCCGGCCACGGGCGCGTACGGTCATGCAATGGCCAGTAACTACAACGGAGTCCTGCGGCCCCCAGTCGTCTTCTGCGAGGGCGGCAACGCGAGAGTCGTCGTGCGTCGCGAGACCCACGACGATCTGTCCGCGCGGGACGTCGAATAG
- a CDS encoding antibiotic biosynthesis monooxygenase produces the protein MTGSQGDYVVFNVVDVPISGADGFEQAFAQRQSSLREVEGFAGFELLRREDAEQYIVVSRWRNEDAFKAWRSGEHFANAHGGEPKPEGERPTGSETQAFTVVLSEPAHG, from the coding sequence ATGACCGGCAGCCAAGGCGATTACGTCGTGTTCAACGTGGTCGACGTGCCGATTTCCGGCGCCGACGGATTCGAGCAGGCCTTCGCGCAGCGCCAGAGCAGTCTGCGTGAGGTCGAGGGATTTGCCGGCTTCGAGTTGCTCCGCCGCGAGGACGCCGAGCAGTACATCGTCGTCAGTCGCTGGCGCAACGAGGACGCCTTCAAGGCGTGGCGCAGCGGCGAGCATTTCGCCAACGCCCACGGCGGCGAGCCCAAGCCAGAGGGCGAGCGCCCAACCGGCTCGGAAACGCAGGCCTTCACGGTCGTGCTTTCTGAACCCGCGCACGGCTGA
- a CDS encoding homoserine dehydrogenase has product MGEGEAIKVGLLGRGTVGGAFAELVDQRADSIAKLTGKRPEIGGVLTTSSGDFDQIFEESDVIVELIGGLDPARDYVLRALKAGKPVISANKALVSSYGPELFAAAAESGASLFFEAAVAGVIPAVRVIEESLAGAHVERVHGIVNGTTNYILTEMARNGLSYDDALKQAQDLGFAEADPTADVGGGDAAAKMAILARLAFGLDVSFDQVTFEGIENITSEDIAYAKEFDLVLKLVGTAERINGGISVRVFPAFLYPSHPLASVHGSFNAVTVESPAITEITMSGPGAGGVQTASAVLGDLVSILSGVPRTRRAAPAATIVDDVESAFYLHLEVEDRPGVLAEVAAALGNHDVSVRNFNQQGTPDAARLVMVMHPTLESKFFAAVNEIAALPFVGAAPRAIRVIEEEFGD; this is encoded by the coding sequence ATGGGGGAGGGAGAAGCAATCAAGGTCGGCCTGCTTGGCCGCGGAACGGTCGGCGGCGCATTCGCCGAACTGGTTGATCAGCGCGCTGATTCGATCGCGAAGCTGACGGGCAAGCGCCCCGAGATCGGCGGCGTCCTCACCACCTCTTCCGGCGACTTCGACCAGATCTTCGAAGAGAGCGACGTGATCGTCGAGTTGATCGGCGGACTCGATCCAGCCCGCGACTATGTGCTGCGCGCGCTGAAGGCCGGCAAGCCCGTGATCAGCGCCAACAAGGCGCTCGTCTCCAGTTACGGTCCGGAGCTCTTTGCCGCAGCCGCCGAGTCCGGCGCGTCGTTGTTCTTCGAGGCCGCAGTCGCAGGAGTGATCCCCGCGGTCCGCGTGATCGAGGAGTCGCTCGCCGGCGCGCATGTCGAGCGCGTGCACGGCATCGTCAACGGCACGACCAACTACATCCTCACCGAGATGGCCCGCAACGGCCTCTCCTATGACGACGCCTTGAAGCAGGCACAGGACCTCGGTTTCGCCGAGGCCGACCCGACGGCAGACGTCGGCGGCGGCGACGCAGCCGCAAAGATGGCGATTCTCGCGCGCCTCGCCTTTGGCCTCGACGTCTCGTTCGATCAGGTCACCTTCGAGGGCATCGAGAACATCACTTCAGAGGACATCGCCTACGCGAAGGAGTTCGATCTCGTCCTTAAGCTCGTGGGCACCGCCGAACGGATCAACGGCGGGATCAGCGTCCGCGTGTTCCCGGCGTTTCTCTATCCCTCGCACCCGCTCGCCTCTGTGCACGGCTCATTCAACGCCGTCACCGTCGAGTCGCCCGCGATCACCGAGATCACGATGAGCGGACCGGGAGCCGGGGGAGTGCAGACCGCCAGCGCGGTGCTCGGCGACCTGGTCTCGATCCTGTCTGGCGTGCCGCGCACTCGCCGCGCCGCGCCCGCAGCGACGATCGTTGATGACGTCGAATCGGCCTTCTACCTGCACCTCGAAGTCGAGGATCGCCCCGGCGTGCTCGCAGAAGTCGCCGCCGCGCTCGGCAACCACGATGTGTCGGTCCGAAACTTCAACCAGCAGGGCACGCCAGACGCCGCGCGCCTCGTGATGGTCATGCACCCGACGCTCGAGTCCAAGTTCTTTGCTGCGGTCAACGAGATCGCCGCCCTGCCATTCGTCGGAGCCGCGCCACGCGCAATCCGCGTGATCGAAGAGGAGTTTGGTGACTGA
- a CDS encoding threonine synthase, translated as MAGLIERYIDRMPVEVTEQIISIEEGSTPLVPAPALSERVDADVFLKLEGANPTGSFKDRGMTCAVSAAAREGAETVICASTGNTAASAAAYAARAGMTCAVLVPEGKIAAGKLAQALIYGARVISLNGNFDVALQLVRDLADHHPISLVNSVNDFRLEGQKTSSFEIVDEIGPIDLLTIPVGNAGNITAYWKGFKEYDEAPELNGYQAAGAAPLVEGKRIENPETVASAIRIGNPARWEEAMAAITESRGAVRAVTDEEILDAYKWLPANEGVFCEPASAASVAGLIKHGVSDAARAGAEGSRPKVVCVLTGNGLKDPDTAFDNVGSVIPCEPEIGQLEKAVLG; from the coding sequence ATGGCCGGATTGATCGAGCGATACATCGACCGAATGCCGGTCGAAGTCACCGAACAGATCATCTCGATCGAAGAAGGCTCCACGCCTCTGGTGCCTGCGCCCGCGCTCAGCGAACGCGTAGATGCCGACGTGTTCCTGAAGCTCGAGGGCGCCAACCCGACCGGCTCATTCAAGGACCGCGGAATGACCTGCGCCGTGAGCGCCGCCGCCCGAGAGGGCGCGGAAACCGTGATTTGCGCCTCGACCGGCAATACAGCCGCCAGCGCCGCCGCCTACGCCGCCCGCGCCGGAATGACCTGCGCCGTGCTCGTGCCAGAGGGCAAGATCGCCGCGGGCAAGCTCGCACAGGCGCTGATCTACGGCGCTCGGGTCATCTCGCTGAACGGAAACTTTGACGTCGCACTCCAGCTCGTCCGCGACCTCGCAGATCACCACCCGATCTCACTCGTCAACTCGGTCAACGACTTCAGGCTCGAGGGCCAGAAGACGTCGTCATTCGAGATCGTTGACGAGATCGGCCCGATCGACCTGCTGACGATCCCAGTCGGAAACGCCGGAAACATCACGGCGTACTGGAAGGGCTTCAAGGAGTACGACGAGGCCCCCGAGCTCAACGGCTATCAAGCAGCTGGCGCGGCCCCGCTGGTCGAGGGCAAGCGCATCGAGAACCCCGAGACCGTCGCTTCGGCGATCCGCATCGGCAACCCGGCACGCTGGGAAGAAGCGATGGCCGCGATCACCGAGTCACGCGGCGCCGTTCGCGCGGTGACCGACGAAGAGATTCTCGACGCCTACAAGTGGCTCCCGGCCAACGAGGGGGTGTTCTGCGAGCCGGCTTCTGCCGCATCGGTCGCGGGACTGATCAAGCACGGCGTATCGGACGCGGCCCGCGCCGGCGCCGAGGGCAGTCGCCCGAAGGTCGTCTGCGTGCTGACCGGCAACGGTTTGAAGGACCCCGACACCGCGTTTGACAATGTCGGATCTGTCATCCCGTGCGAGCCCGAAATTGGCCAACTCGAAAAGGCAGTGCTGGGGTAG
- a CDS encoding homoserine kinase, translating into MNRRRVVKVPASSANLGPGFDVLAGALSLTLTVEVEETGMFAVETDLDVPKDKSNLIVKSFETLYSPDEFTFRVSSEIPLTGGLGSSASAILAGLAAADHIFELGIDLFHQATLIEGHPDNVAASLYGGFVVCAGEAVTRIEPPAGLEAIVAFPPPAAPVPTSAAREALPDLVPMGEAVASIGNASNVVLGLERGDLELLSRGLVDVLHQPRRAHLYPESAALVASAREIGAVGATISGAGPTVLIWTTWDDTGNVMDAAGQQLADGWTLQRVPFSPHGLDVEV; encoded by the coding sequence ATGAACCGTCGCCGGGTCGTCAAGGTTCCGGCGAGCTCGGCCAACCTCGGGCCGGGCTTTGACGTGCTGGCCGGAGCGCTTTCGCTGACCCTGACGGTCGAGGTCGAGGAGACCGGAATGTTTGCGGTCGAGACCGACCTCGATGTCCCGAAAGACAAATCGAACTTGATCGTCAAGTCTTTCGAGACGCTTTACAGCCCCGATGAATTCACTTTTCGGGTTTCCTCGGAGATCCCGTTGACCGGTGGTCTTGGTTCAAGCGCCTCGGCGATCCTCGCGGGGCTCGCCGCTGCCGACCACATATTTGAGCTCGGGATTGATTTGTTTCACCAAGCCACGCTGATCGAGGGCCACCCGGACAACGTCGCTGCTTCGCTCTACGGCGGCTTCGTGGTTTGCGCCGGCGAGGCGGTCACGCGGATTGAGCCGCCTGCGGGGCTGGAGGCGATCGTCGCGTTTCCTCCGCCCGCCGCGCCCGTGCCGACGTCAGCTGCTCGCGAGGCATTGCCGGATTTGGTGCCGATGGGGGAGGCGGTTGCATCAATAGGGAATGCATCAAACGTGGTGCTCGGGCTTGAGCGTGGGGATCTGGAGTTGCTTTCTCGCGGGCTTGTTGATGTTCTGCATCAGCCTCGGCGGGCGCACCTGTATCCGGAGTCGGCGGCGCTCGTGGCTTCGGCTCGCGAGATCGGCGCCGTTGGCGCGACGATCAGCGGTGCGGGGCCGACCGTGTTGATCTGGACCACTTGGGATGACACCGGCAACGTGATGGACGCGGCCGGCCAGCAACTCGCGGACGGTTGGACCCTCCAACGCGTCCCCTTCAGCCCGCACGGCCTCGACGTCGAAGTCTGA
- a CDS encoding transcriptional repressor, whose protein sequence is MSEEHSAGASRATVQRAAIIEELKKSNSALTAQELHERLDKVGLATVYRNLSRLEEHDEIDSIRRQNGETAYRACAHGHHHHLICRECGTVVEVHDCSLGEWSRKIGDEYGFSGIEHHAELIGTCTRCAAKGAKK, encoded by the coding sequence GTGTCAGAGGAGCACAGCGCCGGCGCCAGCCGCGCGACAGTTCAGCGCGCGGCGATCATCGAAGAGCTGAAGAAGAGCAACAGCGCTTTGACTGCTCAGGAGCTCCACGAGCGCCTCGACAAGGTCGGCCTGGCCACGGTCTACCGCAACCTCAGCCGCCTCGAGGAACACGACGAGATCGACTCGATCCGCCGCCAAAACGGTGAGACGGCCTATCGCGCCTGCGCCCACGGCCATCACCACCACCTGATCTGCCGCGAGTGCGGCACGGTCGTCGAGGTGCACGACTGCTCGCTCGGCGAGTGGAGTCGTAAGATCGGCGACGAGTACGGATTCAGCGGCATCGAGCACCATGCCGAGCTGATTGGAACTTGCACCAGGTGCGCAGCAAAAGGAGCAAAGAAATGA